A stretch of Paludisphaera borealis DNA encodes these proteins:
- a CDS encoding DNA polymerase Y family protein has translation MGHLDADCFYVSAERVRDAFLVDKPVGVLGNQGACVIAKSYEMKAAGVKTADPIWEALVKCPDGIYVKRDFRWYEVLSRLMRDLVHELSPRVEYYSIDEFFFQAEVRGGRTFQDLAEAMRDRIWERIGVPVTVGIARTRTLAKLISDAAKPHGALAVIDEDEVEQFLAVQPVTEITGVAGRRAARLAPWGIATCLDLARADRRLVRKLLTAAGETLWWELNGEPVQAIHSRRPAHKALSRGGSFGESTADPMVLYAWLVRNLERLIEELRFHDVAAGRLTVMVQYKTGHTGAGGKSLVVPSDRFDVLLETARPCLRQAWMRGVQATHMHLIAENLAPRGQCALALFDPPSQRIQAEAVARVKEQINDRHGRFTLRSAATLYLPSIYRDTANAYDICDIRGKICF, from the coding sequence GGGCGCCTGCGTGATCGCCAAGAGCTACGAAATGAAGGCGGCGGGGGTGAAGACGGCGGACCCGATCTGGGAGGCGCTCGTCAAATGTCCCGATGGGATCTACGTCAAACGCGATTTCCGATGGTACGAGGTCTTGAGCCGGTTGATGCGCGACCTGGTTCACGAGCTGTCGCCGCGGGTGGAGTATTACTCGATCGACGAGTTCTTCTTCCAGGCCGAGGTGCGTGGCGGGCGGACGTTTCAGGACCTGGCCGAAGCGATGCGCGACCGGATCTGGGAGCGGATCGGCGTGCCGGTGACGGTGGGGATCGCGCGGACGCGGACCCTGGCCAAGCTGATCTCCGACGCCGCCAAGCCGCATGGGGCCCTGGCGGTGATCGACGAGGACGAGGTGGAGCAGTTTCTGGCCGTCCAGCCGGTGACCGAGATCACCGGCGTCGCCGGCCGGCGGGCGGCCCGACTGGCCCCCTGGGGGATCGCCACCTGCCTCGACCTGGCCCGCGCCGACCGCCGGCTGGTGCGGAAGCTTTTAACGGCCGCCGGCGAGACCCTCTGGTGGGAGCTGAACGGCGAGCCGGTGCAGGCGATCCACTCGCGTCGCCCGGCGCACAAGGCGCTCTCACGGGGCGGCAGCTTCGGCGAGTCGACGGCCGATCCGATGGTCCTCTACGCCTGGCTGGTCCGCAACCTCGAACGGCTGATCGAAGAGCTGCGGTTCCACGACGTGGCCGCCGGCCGGCTGACGGTCATGGTCCAGTACAAGACCGGGCACACCGGCGCCGGCGGCAAGTCGCTGGTGGTCCCCAGCGACCGGTTCGACGTCCTGCTGGAGACGGCCCGGCCTTGCCTGCGGCAGGCGTGGATGCGCGGCGTCCAGGCGACGCATATGCACCTGATCGCCGAGAACCTGGCCCCGCGCGGCCAGTGCGCGCTGGCCCTCTTCGACCCGCCTTCCCAGCGCATCCAGGCCGAGGCCGTCGCCCGCGTCAAGGAGCAGATCAACGACCGCCACGGCCGGTTCACCCTCCGCAGCGCCGCCACGCTGTACCTGCCGTCGATCTACCGCGACACGGCCAACGCCTACGACATCTGCGATATTCGCGGGAAAATCTGTTTCTAG